From one Sparus aurata chromosome 16, fSpaAur1.1, whole genome shotgun sequence genomic stretch:
- the rdh14a gene encoding retinol dehydrogenase 14a yields the protein MMKGKTVIVTGANSGIGRATAAGVVKLQGRVIMACRDTSRAEEAAQQVRQETGADSTQLVVKHLDLASLTSVHTFCQDVIKEEPRLDVLINNAGIYQCPYTKTEDGFEMQFGVNHLGHFLLTHLLLDLLKRSAPSRVVVVSSKLYKSGHINFEDLNSEQGYDKASAYSRSKLANLLFTCELARRLEGSGVTVNALTPGIVRTNLGRHVHIPALAKPLFNLLSWGLFKSPEEGAQTSVYLACSPDVDGVQGKCFADCRPQTLLDKATDQDVAGKLWDISEVMVGIIT from the exons ATGATGAAGGGAAAGACAGTAATAGTGACCGGTGCTAACAGCGGCATAGGGAGAGCCACAGCAGCCGGcgttgtgaagctccagggcCGTGTGATAATGGCCTGTCGGGACACGAGCCGGGcggaggaggcagctcagcaGGTCCGACAGGAGACCGGAGCAGACAGCACACAGCTAGTCGTCAAACATCTGGACCTGGCCTCACTCACATCTGTACACACTTTCTGTCAGGACGTAATAAAG GAGGAACCTCGCTTAGACGTGCTGATCAACAATGCAGGTATCTACCAGTGTCCTTACACCAAAACGGAGGATGGCTTCGAGATGCAATTTGGGGTGAACCACCTGGGACACTTCCTGCTCACCCACCTGCTGCTGGACCTGCTGAAACGGTCGGCCCCCAGTCGCGTCGTGGTCGTCTCCTCCAAACTCTACAAAAGCGGTCACATTAACTTTGAGGACTTGAACAGTGAGCAGGGCTACGACAAGGCCTCTGCGTACAGTCGCAGCAAGCTGGCCAACCTGCTGTTCACCTGTGAGCTGGCCCGTCGGCTGGAGGGCAGCGGAGTCACGGTGAACGCTCTGACTCCGGGCATAGTGAGGACTAATCTGGGGAGGCACGTTCATATCCCCGCGTTGGCGAAGCCGCTGTTTAACCTGCTCTCCTGGGGCTTGTTTAAGAGCCCAGAGGAAGGAGCTCAGACTTCAGTGTATTTGGCCTGCAGCCCAGATGTAGACGGTGTGCAGGGCAAGTGCTTCGCAGATTGTCGGCCTCAGACTCTGCTGGACAAGGCCACTGACCAGGACGTGGCCggtaaactgtgggacattagTGAAGTCATGGTGGGCATAATCACATAA
- the LOC115565997 gene encoding protein YIPF7, with the protein MGDFQQLDQDFYQTGYYIDDQGQPVAYYETYNSPNPAYYNDGTQAFTPGDVDHSMEQQYTGQFYHPAGTVDSTGTVPLEEEPPLLEELGINLDHIWQKALTVLNPFKPADGSIMNETDLTGPIVFCVALGVTLMMAGKAHFGYVYGTSATACIGMYILLSLMSSLSVSYGCVASVLGYCLLPMVAISALAVFYSLQGILGTVLVLLGVGWCSFSASKIFTSTLALEGQQLLVAYPCALLYGVFALFTVF; encoded by the exons ATGGGGGACTTCCAGCAGTTAGACCAGGACTTCTATCAGACAGGATATTACATAGATGACCAGGGTCAACCTGTGGCCTACTACGAAACCTACAATTCCCCAAACCCTGCTTATTATAATGA TGGAACGCAGGCTTTTACACCGGGTGATGTGGATCATTCCATGGAGCAGCAGTACACTGGACAGTTCTACCATCCTGCTGGGACTGTGGACAGCACGGGAACAGTTCCTCTTGAGGAGGAACCTCCCCTTCTTGAGG AGCTGGGCATCAATTTGGACCACATCTGGCAGAAGGCGCTGACAGTGTTGAACCCTTTCAAACCTGCAGACGGCAGCATTATGAATGAGACTGATCTGACAGGTCCTATCGTCTTCTGCGTTGCACTAGGGGTCACTTTAATGATG GCAGGTAAAGCTCACTTCGGTTATGTGTATGGGACCAGTGCTACAGCCTGTATTGGGATGTACATTCTGCTGAGTCTGATGAGTTCCCTGTCCGTGTCTTACGGCTGCGTGGCCAGTGTCCTGGGCTACTGCCTGCTGCCCATGGTGGCCATCTCTGCACTTGCTGTCTTCTACTCTCTGCA aggCATCCTGGGTACAGTTCTGGTCTTATTAGGGGTCGGTTGGTGTAGTTTCTCTGCCTCCAAGATCTTTACCTCCACCCTGGCActggagggtcagcagctgttGGTAGCTTACCCATGTGCCTTGCTCTATGGAGTTTTTGCATTGTTCACTGTATTTTAA
- the lamtor3 gene encoding ragulator complex protein LAMTOR3 → MADDLKRYLYKQLQSVEGLHAIVVTDRDGVPVIKVANDNAPVHALRPGFLSTFALATDQGSKLGLSKNKSIICYYNTYQIVQFNRLPLVISFIASSSANTGLIMSLEKELAPLIEELRQVVEVT, encoded by the exons ATGGCTGAT GATTTGAAGAGATACCTgtacaaacagctgcagag TGTTGAAGGTCTTCATGCTATTGTAGTGACAGACAGAGATGGTGTCCCAGTTATCAAAG TTGCCAATGACAACGCCCCGGTCCACGCGCTGAGACCTGGCTTCCTGTCCACGTTCGCTCTGGCCACAGATCAGGGCAGCAAGCTGGGCCTCTCCAAGAACAAGAGCATCATCTGCTACTACAATACCTACCAG ATCGTGCAGTTCAATCGGTTACCACTGGTCATCAGTTTCATTGCCAGCAGCAGCGCCAACACAG GTCTCATCATGAGTCTGGAGAAGGAGCTGGCCCCTCTAATAGAGGAGCTGAGGCAGGTGGTGGAGGTGACATAA